In Acidobacteriota bacterium, the following proteins share a genomic window:
- a CDS encoding acetyl-CoA hydrolase/transferase C-terminal domain-containing protein: MAWLDLYKRKVRSAKDAVSLIESGNRVYYGGNAAIPMALVRALAEDYEALHDVQLNHVLLLGEDPLSAPEMEGHFRHNSLFVGPADREAVNSGRADYVPVFLHHIPRLFKEKIIDLDVAMVMASPPDEHGFMSLGVETMAAQAACAAARKVVVQVNEKMPRVLGDSFIHVSRVDAIVEHTEALPELAARPISEVERQIGQNILPLIEDGCTLQMGIGGIPDAVYESLDGIKDLGVHTEMISDGCMHAIERGVITGARKTLHQGKVVITFALGSQQLYDFLDNNPMIEAHPCDYVNDPFIVSQNENMVAINSAIEVDLTGQVCSDSIGPRIYSGFGGQVDFIRGAAKAKGGKPIIALPSTARKGSQSRIVPFLQQGAGVVTTRADVHYVVTEWGTAHLFGKNLSQRCEALIQIAHPDFRAELESAARERGIFG, encoded by the coding sequence ATGGCCTGGCTCGATCTCTATAAGCGCAAGGTCCGCTCCGCCAAGGACGCGGTCAGCCTCATCGAAAGCGGTAACCGGGTCTACTACGGCGGCAACGCGGCGATCCCCATGGCTCTGGTGCGAGCCCTGGCCGAAGACTACGAGGCCCTGCACGACGTGCAGCTCAATCACGTGCTGCTGCTCGGAGAGGACCCTCTTTCGGCTCCCGAGATGGAGGGGCACTTCCGCCACAACTCCCTTTTCGTCGGCCCGGCCGACCGCGAAGCGGTCAATTCGGGGCGGGCCGACTACGTGCCCGTCTTCCTGCACCACATTCCACGCCTGTTCAAGGAGAAGATCATCGACCTGGACGTGGCGATGGTCATGGCCTCCCCTCCCGACGAACACGGCTTCATGAGCCTCGGCGTGGAAACCATGGCGGCCCAGGCAGCCTGCGCTGCGGCCCGCAAGGTGGTGGTCCAGGTCAACGAGAAGATGCCACGCGTCCTCGGTGATTCCTTCATTCACGTCAGCCGGGTGGACGCCATCGTGGAACACACCGAGGCCTTGCCCGAGCTGGCCGCCCGGCCGATCTCCGAGGTCGAACGGCAGATCGGCCAGAACATCCTGCCCCTGATCGAGGACGGATGCACGCTGCAGATGGGCATCGGCGGCATCCCCGACGCGGTCTACGAATCCCTCGACGGCATCAAGGACCTGGGGGTGCACACCGAGATGATCTCCGACGGCTGCATGCACGCCATCGAGCGCGGCGTGATCACGGGAGCCCGCAAGACTCTGCACCAGGGCAAAGTCGTGATCACCTTCGCCCTCGGCTCCCAGCAGCTGTACGACTTTCTCGACAACAATCCGATGATCGAAGCCCATCCCTGCGACTATGTCAACGATCCCTTCATCGTCAGCCAGAACGAGAACATGGTGGCGATCAACTCGGCCATCGAGGTCGATCTGACGGGCCAGGTCTGCTCGGACTCCATCGGCCCTCGGATCTACTCCGGATTCGGTGGGCAGGTGGACTTCATCCGGGGCGCGGCCAAGGCCAAGGGCGGCAAACCGATCATCGCACTCCCCTCGACGGCCCGTAAGGGCAGTCAATCGCGTATCGTTCCCTTCCTGCAGCAGGGAGCCGGGGTAGTCACGACCCGGGCCGATGTGCACTACGTGGTCACGGAGTGGGGTACAGCCCACCTCTTCGGCAAAAACCTGAGTCAACGCTGTGAGGCCCTGATCCAGATCGCTCACCCCGACTTCCGCGCCGAACTGGAAAGTGCGGCCCGCGAGCGCGGCATCTTCGGCTGA
- a CDS encoding arsenate reductase ArsC — protein MNPTVSRPSVLFLCTGNSARSQLAEALLRHLAPGRYRVLSAGTRPAARVHPLALAVLEEQGIPTVGLVPKSLAEVRRTGDIVHLITVCAAAARECPTGWAGVRTHEHWPLEDPAAAVGDGEQRLNVFRAARDEIERRILRWLERGEACG, from the coding sequence GTGAACCCGACAGTCTCGCGGCCCTCGGTTCTCTTTCTCTGCACCGGCAATTCCGCGCGCAGTCAACTCGCCGAGGCTCTCTTGCGGCATCTGGCTCCGGGGCGTTATCGGGTCCTCAGTGCCGGCACCCGGCCCGCTGCCCGGGTCCATCCCCTGGCGCTGGCCGTCCTCGAAGAGCAGGGGATCCCCACGGTGGGCCTGGTGCCCAAGTCCCTGGCGGAAGTGCGACGGACCGGGGACATCGTCCACCTGATCACGGTGTGCGCCGCTGCGGCCCGGGAGTGCCCCACCGGGTGGGCTGGGGTGAGGACGCACGAGCACTGGCCCCTCGAGGATCCCGCCGCGGCGGTTGGGGACGGTGAGCAGCGGCTCAACGTGTTCCGGGCGGCCCGCGACGAGATCGAGCGGCGAATCCTGCGCTGGCTGGAGCGCGGCGAGGCGTGCGGCTGA
- a CDS encoding TolC family protein — protein MPHLRSWTWIPPLSAVGAFLMLPLPVAAGPTQDVTSPALTESRAVRTAIENHPSLRARRAEVDRLRARLQSAKTYPYNPELFIGQGRRRGGGTPSTDRSVELSQQISIGGKRSLEIRGAEALLADADDRLRRAERLLAATVRAAFVEVLRTRELLEVERTNVELTRNLAEVTRRRLEAGEATQIEMNLALAQVGRDELSLSMVEGAYKAARALLAETIGLPPESLPRVTGTLTVPRSGTPPLSELLRVAATRRADLAAFSDRILAAESARRLRRRQRIPDLRLSASWDREEGTDRIFGAGISLSIPVFNRNRGRIAEADAGLRQTLAEKSAAENRVQREIIESYALFTAASTATRNLEQRVLGSLNQNLDLLNRSLRAGKIGWTEVIVFRREFTLAQRDYVDTVARARLAKIRLDLASGTDLSVLFHEESSR, from the coding sequence ATGCCACATCTCCGTTCCTGGACCTGGATCCCGCCCCTATCCGCTGTCGGCGCCTTCCTGATGTTGCCGCTGCCCGTGGCGGCCGGCCCGACGCAGGACGTCACATCGCCGGCCCTGACGGAGAGCCGGGCCGTTCGTACCGCCATCGAGAACCATCCCTCTCTGCGTGCCCGACGGGCCGAGGTCGACAGGCTTCGCGCCCGCCTCCAGAGTGCGAAAACCTACCCCTACAACCCGGAGCTTTTCATCGGCCAGGGCCGCCGCAGGGGGGGAGGCACGCCAAGCACCGACCGGAGCGTCGAACTCTCCCAGCAGATCAGCATCGGCGGCAAGCGAAGCCTCGAGATCCGCGGCGCCGAAGCCCTCCTGGCGGACGCCGACGATCGCCTGCGACGCGCAGAACGCTTGCTGGCGGCAACCGTCCGTGCCGCTTTCGTCGAAGTCCTGCGCACCCGGGAGCTGCTCGAAGTCGAGCGCACCAACGTCGAGTTGACCCGCAACCTCGCCGAGGTGACCCGACGCCGTCTCGAGGCCGGCGAGGCGACCCAGATCGAAATGAATCTGGCCCTGGCCCAGGTCGGCCGGGACGAGCTCTCGCTCTCCATGGTCGAGGGCGCCTACAAAGCGGCCCGGGCCCTGCTGGCCGAGACCATCGGCCTGCCGCCCGAATCCCTGCCCCGGGTGACCGGCACGCTCACCGTACCTCGCTCCGGGACGCCGCCGCTTTCCGAGTTGCTGCGGGTCGCCGCCACTCGCCGCGCGGATCTGGCGGCGTTCAGCGACCGCATTCTCGCCGCCGAGTCGGCCCGCCGGCTGCGCCGCCGCCAGCGGATCCCCGATCTCCGCCTGAGCGCGTCCTGGGACCGGGAGGAAGGGACCGATCGCATTTTCGGCGCGGGCATCTCCCTGTCGATCCCGGTCTTCAACCGCAACCGCGGCCGCATCGCCGAGGCGGACGCCGGCCTCCGGCAGACCCTGGCCGAAAAGTCGGCGGCGGAAAACCGCGTCCAGCGGGAAATCATCGAGTCCTACGCGCTCTTCACCGCAGCGTCCACGGCCACCCGCAATCTCGAACAACGAGTTCTCGGCTCGCTCAACCAGAACCTCGACCTTCTCAATCGCTCGCTGAGAGCGGGCAAGATCGGCTGGACGGAGGTGATCGTCTTTCGCAGGGAGTTCACCCTGGCTCAGCGCGACTACGTGGACACGGTGGCCCGGGCCCGACTGGCCAAGATCCGCCTCGATCTCGCGTCCGGCACCGACCTCTCCGTTCTCTTTCATGAGGAGTCCTCCCGATGA
- a CDS encoding efflux RND transporter periplasmic adaptor subunit, which translates to MTAKPTASAAPLFLLLLLLLAFLAACSGEAPAASTGDGHDPVAGDEHHDTPGEDHEAEAHDEHQPGIVELSPRLLARAEIRTATAQRRHLPAEIRTTGQVDFNRDRLVHVTPRIAGRIVEARADLGDRVRPGEVLAVMDSIELGQAKSDYLQARARRELALQNYEREESLRAERISSEREVLDAQAALREATAVLRAAEERLHLLGLDQDALAAVHYDDPQSSLYEVRAPIAGKVVRKHISLGEMASTDSVLFTIADLSSVWIWIDVYERNLQHVHLEDDIRVRADAYPDRIFIGEVTYLSDEVDTDTRTVRARIDVKNADGALRPGMFVRVQISDPHLAPAQSAGMVVVPEDAVQRNGDEYLVFVSLGEGRFMAREVEPGRKASGFVEIRQGIEAGEEVVIQGSFTLKSELSKESLGGGHAH; encoded by the coding sequence ATGACGGCCAAGCCCACCGCATCCGCGGCCCCGCTCTTTCTCCTGCTCCTGCTGCTCCTGGCCTTTCTTGCCGCCTGTTCGGGGGAAGCGCCGGCGGCCTCCACCGGGGACGGGCACGACCCGGTCGCCGGGGACGAGCACCACGACACACCGGGAGAGGATCACGAAGCGGAAGCCCACGACGAACACCAACCCGGCATCGTGGAACTGTCCCCCCGGTTGCTCGCGCGAGCCGAGATTCGCACCGCCACCGCCCAGCGACGCCACCTCCCGGCGGAGATCAGGACTACCGGGCAAGTGGACTTCAATCGCGACCGCCTGGTCCACGTCACCCCCCGCATCGCCGGTCGTATCGTCGAGGCCCGCGCGGATCTCGGCGACCGGGTACGCCCGGGCGAGGTCCTGGCCGTGATGGACTCGATCGAGCTGGGGCAGGCCAAATCCGACTATCTCCAGGCGCGGGCCCGCCGCGAGCTGGCCCTCCAGAACTACGAACGGGAAGAGTCCTTGCGCGCCGAGAGGATCTCCTCGGAGAGGGAGGTTCTCGACGCCCAGGCGGCCCTGCGCGAGGCCACGGCCGTACTGCGCGCCGCCGAGGAACGGCTGCATCTTCTCGGGCTGGATCAAGACGCCCTGGCCGCGGTTCATTACGACGATCCCCAGTCTTCGCTCTACGAAGTCCGGGCTCCCATCGCGGGCAAGGTGGTCCGCAAGCACATCTCCCTCGGCGAGATGGCCTCCACCGACTCGGTGCTCTTCACCATAGCCGACCTCTCGTCCGTCTGGATCTGGATCGACGTCTACGAGCGCAACCTGCAGCACGTGCATCTCGAGGACGACATCCGCGTCCGGGCCGACGCCTACCCCGACCGCATTTTCATCGGCGAGGTGACCTATCTCAGTGACGAAGTGGACACCGACACGCGTACCGTTCGCGCCCGCATCGATGTCAAGAACGCCGACGGCGCCCTGCGCCCCGGCATGTTCGTTCGCGTGCAGATCTCCGATCCGCATCTCGCTCCCGCCCAATCCGCGGGCATGGTGGTTGTCCCGGAAGACGCCGTACAGCGCAACGGCGACGAGTACCTGGTCTTCGTCAGCCTGGGAGAAGGTCGCTTCATGGCCCGCGAAGTGGAACCGGGTCGCAAGGCATCGGGCTTCGTCGAGATCCGGCAAGGCATCGAAGCCGGCGAGGAAGTCGTGATCCAGGGTTCTTTCACTCTCAAATCCGAGCTGTCCAAGGAATCCCTGGGCGGGGGCCACGCGCACTGA
- a CDS encoding CusA/CzcA family heavy metal efflux RND transporter gives MIHAIIDFSLNNRFLVIVSWLLLAVVGVFSLNTLPIDAVPDVTNIQVQVLTNSPGLGPEEVERFITFPVETAMSGLPRVEEIRSVSKFGLSLVTVVFEEGSDIYWARQLVAERLTAAREQIPDGYGEPEMGPISTGLGEIYQFEVRGEPMCGPEEPDTDACYTPMELRTILDWFVNYQLRSVPGIVEVNSFGGELKTYQVSIDPLRLTAYGLSLAEVFDAIEANNRNVGGGYIAHQGEQYLIRGEGLVASLEDIGLIVLAHDRQGTPVYVSDIAEVEFAPMIRQGAVTRDGRGEAVVGIVMMLMGENSRVVVDHVKQKIEAIKKTLPEGVTIETFYDRTDLVRRTIKTVAKNLIEGGALVIVILLLLLGNLRGGLIVSAAIPLSMLVAFTAMRFAGLSGNLMSLGAIDFGLIVDGSVVMIENIVRVLHSRRHETGVPHIEKVRAAAHQVARPVVFAVGIIMIVYLPILALRGVEGKMFRPMALTVVFALAASLVCAMTLMPVLASLLIKKVSEKEPLLFRMIQRLYKPLLQRALRWKIITATIALTLFVASLGVIPFLGAEFIPRLDEGAIAMQIWRPPSISLEESNRVSLIAEKVILEQFPEVETVVSRTGRAEIATDPMGVEISDTYLILKPPKTWRFKTKEKLIQAIDAAMKENVPGAIFSFSQPIELRVQELIAGVRSDIAVHIYGDDLKLMKRKADEVVAVLQKIPGAADVKAEQTVGLPMLNVRVDREAIARHGINAQDVLDVVETIGGKSLGVVLEGQKRFVLQVRFAADNVRQSLDQVRNLRVRGPAEGDARARLIPLSQLADISIEDGSAQISRENISRRINVESNVRGRDLASFVKEARAAVERDVELPPGWLIEWGGQFENLQAATRRLTLLVPLALLMIFVLLYSTFNSGRLAILIFTNVPLAVTGGLLALALRGYPFSISAGVGFIALFGVAVLNGVVLISYVEQKRREGADPEHAAIEGASVRLRPVLMTAMVASLGFLPMAMATSAGAEVQRPLATVVIGGLVTSTLLTLLVLPTIYSWFAVKRADAGR, from the coding sequence ATGATTCACGCCATCATCGATTTCTCGCTGAACAACCGCTTTCTCGTGATCGTGTCGTGGCTTCTGCTGGCGGTCGTCGGGGTTTTCTCGCTCAACACGCTGCCCATCGACGCCGTTCCCGACGTGACCAACATCCAGGTCCAGGTGCTGACCAACAGCCCCGGCCTGGGCCCCGAGGAGGTGGAACGCTTCATCACCTTCCCCGTGGAAACCGCCATGAGCGGCCTGCCACGGGTCGAGGAGATCCGCTCGGTTTCCAAGTTCGGCCTCTCACTGGTGACCGTCGTTTTCGAGGAAGGCAGCGACATCTACTGGGCCCGTCAGCTGGTCGCCGAGAGGCTGACAGCAGCCCGGGAGCAGATTCCCGACGGGTACGGCGAGCCCGAGATGGGCCCCATCTCGACCGGCCTGGGTGAGATCTACCAGTTCGAGGTGCGAGGGGAACCCATGTGCGGCCCGGAAGAGCCCGACACGGATGCCTGCTACACACCGATGGAACTCCGCACCATCCTCGACTGGTTTGTCAATTACCAGCTTCGCTCGGTGCCCGGGATCGTCGAGGTGAATTCCTTCGGCGGCGAACTGAAGACCTACCAGGTGAGTATCGACCCCCTGCGGCTGACGGCCTACGGCCTGTCTCTCGCGGAGGTCTTCGATGCCATAGAAGCCAACAACCGCAACGTGGGGGGCGGCTACATCGCCCACCAGGGAGAACAATACCTGATCCGCGGCGAGGGGCTGGTCGCCAGCCTCGAGGACATCGGCCTGATCGTCCTGGCCCACGATCGCCAGGGGACACCCGTCTATGTCTCCGACATCGCGGAAGTCGAGTTTGCGCCCATGATCCGCCAAGGGGCCGTGACCCGCGACGGTCGCGGCGAGGCGGTGGTCGGCATCGTGATGATGCTGATGGGCGAAAACTCCCGCGTCGTGGTCGACCACGTCAAGCAGAAGATCGAGGCGATCAAGAAGACGCTGCCCGAGGGCGTGACGATCGAGACTTTCTACGATCGCACCGACCTGGTGCGCCGAACGATCAAGACGGTGGCCAAGAACCTGATCGAGGGCGGGGCGCTGGTGATCGTCATTCTGCTGCTTTTGCTGGGCAATCTTCGCGGTGGCCTGATCGTCTCGGCCGCCATTCCCCTCTCGATGCTCGTGGCGTTCACCGCGATGCGATTCGCCGGCCTGTCGGGCAACCTGATGAGCCTGGGCGCCATCGATTTCGGCCTGATCGTCGACGGTTCGGTGGTCATGATCGAGAACATCGTCCGGGTCCTGCACAGCCGACGCCACGAGACGGGCGTGCCCCACATCGAGAAGGTACGCGCCGCGGCCCACCAGGTGGCCCGGCCGGTGGTCTTCGCCGTCGGGATCATCATGATCGTCTACCTGCCGATCCTCGCCCTGCGGGGGGTGGAAGGGAAGATGTTCCGTCCGATGGCCCTGACGGTGGTCTTCGCCCTGGCCGCCTCCCTGGTCTGCGCCATGACCTTGATGCCGGTGCTGGCCAGCCTGCTGATCAAGAAGGTCTCCGAGAAGGAACCCCTGCTCTTCCGGATGATTCAGCGACTCTACAAGCCTCTGCTTCAGCGGGCTCTGCGCTGGAAGATCATCACCGCGACCATCGCGTTGACCCTCTTCGTCGCCAGCCTGGGCGTCATCCCCTTCCTCGGCGCAGAGTTCATCCCGCGCCTGGACGAGGGCGCGATCGCGATGCAAATCTGGCGTCCCCCGAGCATCTCTCTCGAGGAATCCAACCGGGTCAGCCTGATCGCCGAGAAGGTGATCCTCGAACAGTTCCCGGAAGTGGAAACGGTCGTCTCCCGCACGGGCCGGGCGGAGATCGCCACGGATCCCATGGGAGTGGAGATCAGTGATACCTACCTGATTCTCAAGCCCCCCAAGACCTGGCGTTTCAAGACCAAGGAAAAGCTGATCCAGGCCATCGACGCGGCGATGAAGGAGAACGTACCCGGCGCGATCTTCTCTTTCTCCCAGCCGATCGAGCTGCGGGTGCAGGAGTTGATCGCCGGCGTCCGCTCGGACATCGCCGTGCACATCTATGGCGACGATCTCAAGCTGATGAAGCGCAAGGCCGACGAGGTGGTGGCCGTGCTCCAGAAGATTCCCGGCGCGGCCGATGTCAAGGCCGAGCAGACCGTCGGCCTGCCGATGCTCAACGTCCGCGTCGACCGGGAAGCCATCGCCCGGCACGGCATCAACGCGCAGGACGTGCTCGACGTGGTGGAGACCATCGGCGGCAAGTCACTGGGCGTGGTGCTCGAAGGCCAGAAACGCTTCGTGCTGCAGGTCCGCTTCGCGGCCGACAACGTACGGCAGAGCCTCGACCAGGTTCGGAACCTGCGGGTCCGCGGCCCCGCGGAAGGTGACGCGCGGGCACGCTTGATCCCCCTTTCCCAGCTCGCCGACATCTCCATCGAGGACGGTTCGGCGCAGATCAGCCGGGAGAATATCAGTCGCCGGATCAACGTGGAGAGCAATGTCCGGGGCCGCGACCTGGCCTCGTTCGTCAAGGAGGCCCGGGCGGCGGTGGAACGGGATGTCGAGTTACCACCCGGCTGGCTCATCGAGTGGGGCGGCCAGTTCGAAAACCTCCAGGCGGCCACCCGGCGCCTGACGCTACTGGTACCGCTGGCCCTGCTGATGATCTTCGTCCTGCTCTACTCGACTTTCAACTCGGGACGCCTGGCGATCCTGATTTTCACCAACGTACCGCTCGCCGTCACCGGCGGCCTGTTGGCGCTCGCCCTGCGAGGCTATCCCTTCTCGATCTCGGCGGGCGTCGGTTTCATCGCCCTCTTCGGCGTGGCGGTGCTCAACGGCGTGGTCCTGATCTCCTACGTCGAGCAGAAGCGCCGGGAGGGCGCCGATCCGGAACATGCCGCCATCGAGGGCGCCAGCGTCCGGCTCAGGCCGGTGCTGATGACCGCCATGGTGGCCTCCCTCGGCTTCCTGCCCATGGCGATGGCCACCAGCGCCGGCGCAGAAGTCCAGCGGCCCCTGGCCACGGTGGTCATCGGCGGGCTGGTGACCTCCACCCTGCTCACCCTGCTGGTCCTGCCAACCATCTACAGCTGGTTTGCCGTCAAGCGCGCCGACGCCGGCCGCTGA
- a CDS encoding DUF6178 family protein: protein MDAHSRQLQQNRRRLLALSPRRRIGSILEARRPAALARVLPAQDFYLTLAEASPAEARALLPLASRHQLDFVLDIDAWGRDRFSAGRLATWLERFAEAGPELMARWLREGDEKTVVLALSRVLTVYKLDPSVDESRWPPEPAPRTLDGLYYLAPVPRLSPKAFEGLLGGLALLRGAGTRVYEALLEQVLWAIPAEHEEEVYTERVSRLAERGFPPLEESLEVWAPSLTAEQLARRLASLAPSPGSPRPAASTALVPVDSDPLPCLAQALAACDPSRAEAFIHQGLARLGNRFAVASLAHLGRPRTHRDGLRLAFCHANLGLELITRGDEARLGPALDHLSAAEVVGAGTAAVIERVERARRLEQGWLRRVHLAGERLDAPIARALAGLLRHRPRFEGWEESRPFRAVEDLERCDELLLAAESMGTFLEERLGAGARELPELARLPAGRRNIEDVEWSAVALTAIARRVLGGGGDPRPLSARQAAEALAALTVDQAGTLRCTPAFFAAAEQLGLAPAAPFLAARLEDSAQAARGQTPPNPDLLRALLLAPPGEPDLR from the coding sequence GTGGACGCTCATTCGAGACAGCTTCAGCAGAACCGGCGGCGACTGCTGGCCCTCTCTCCACGCCGGCGCATCGGTTCGATTCTCGAAGCCCGCCGGCCGGCGGCCCTGGCCCGGGTTCTGCCGGCCCAGGACTTCTACCTCACCCTGGCCGAAGCCTCCCCCGCCGAAGCGCGCGCCCTGCTGCCTCTCGCGTCGCGGCACCAGCTCGATTTCGTCCTCGACATCGACGCCTGGGGCCGGGACCGATTCTCCGCCGGGCGCCTGGCAACCTGGCTTGAACGCTTCGCCGAGGCCGGCCCCGAACTGATGGCCCGATGGCTGCGGGAGGGAGATGAAAAGACCGTGGTCCTGGCCCTCTCCCGAGTCCTGACGGTGTACAAGCTCGACCCGTCGGTGGACGAATCCCGCTGGCCCCCCGAGCCGGCGCCCCGGACCCTTGACGGACTCTACTATCTAGCCCCCGTCCCGCGCCTGAGCCCCAAGGCCTTCGAAGGCCTGCTCGGCGGCCTGGCCCTGCTGCGCGGCGCGGGGACGCGGGTCTACGAAGCCCTGCTCGAGCAGGTCCTGTGGGCGATTCCCGCCGAGCACGAAGAAGAGGTCTACACCGAGCGCGTCTCGCGGCTCGCGGAGCGGGGTTTCCCGCCCCTCGAGGAGTCCCTCGAGGTCTGGGCTCCGAGCCTTACGGCCGAACAGCTCGCCCGACGTCTCGCGTCCCTCGCCCCATCCCCAGGCAGCCCGCGACCGGCGGCATCCACGGCCCTGGTCCCGGTCGATAGCGACCCCCTGCCCTGCCTGGCCCAGGCTCTTGCCGCGTGTGACCCCTCCAGGGCCGAAGCCTTCATCCATCAAGGTCTGGCCCGGCTGGGCAACCGCTTCGCCGTCGCCTCCCTGGCCCACCTGGGCCGCCCCCGCACCCACCGCGACGGCCTGCGCCTGGCCTTCTGTCACGCCAACCTCGGGCTGGAGTTGATCACCCGGGGCGACGAAGCCCGTCTCGGCCCCGCCCTCGATCACCTCTCGGCGGCTGAAGTGGTGGGTGCCGGCACGGCAGCGGTCATCGAACGGGTCGAGCGGGCCCGCCGCCTCGAGCAAGGCTGGCTCCGGCGCGTCCACCTGGCCGGCGAGCGGCTCGACGCCCCCATCGCCCGCGCCCTCGCCGGCCTGCTGCGCCATCGTCCCCGCTTCGAGGGCTGGGAGGAGTCCCGCCCCTTCCGGGCCGTCGAGGACCTGGAGCGCTGCGATGAGCTGTTGCTGGCGGCCGAGTCCATGGGCACCTTCCTCGAAGAGCGGCTCGGCGCCGGCGCCCGGGAACTCCCCGAGCTGGCCCGGCTGCCCGCCGGCCGCCGGAACATCGAGGACGTGGAGTGGTCCGCCGTGGCCCTGACCGCCATCGCGCGACGGGTCCTCGGCGGCGGGGGCGATCCCCGCCCGCTCAGCGCCCGGCAGGCCGCCGAGGCCCTGGCGGCGCTCACCGTCGACCAGGCCGGGACGCTCCGCTGCACCCCTGCTTTCTTCGCCGCCGCCGAGCAGCTCGGCCTCGCCCCCGCCGCCCCCTTCCTCGCGGCCCGGCTGGAGGATTCGGCCCAGGCCGCAAGAGGACAGACGCCTCCGAATCCAGACCTCCTCAGGGCCCTGCTTTTGGCTCCGCCGGGTGAACCGGATCTGCGTTGA
- a CDS encoding citrate lyase subunit alpha: MREHGEMVVNALGRRVPSSIAGRAQVPYRGVDAHRPAGRRWGPAVVTASDYPSDGDKRLPGLREALEACGLADGMTLSTHHHLRNGDRVALAALEAARDLGVRDLMWFPSASFPCHAPVTGLMDDGTVHHIEGSMNGPLGAYCSAGKMRGLGVLRSHGGRWQAIQDGEVKIDVAVIAAPTADPFGNATGSRGQSACGSINFALADSIYADKVIVVTDNLVPFPCIPWQVQGNNVDYVVEVESIGDPAKIVSGTTRITRSPDRLRTAEMIARLIRDAGILRDGFSFQAGAGGIALAFVGFLKEMMRQAGVRARFVRGGSTRYLVDLLQEGLTDYILDGQTFDLAGVESIAGDPRHVPTSPFTSYNHHGKGNFASMVDVAVLGATEVDLNFNANVVTHSDGRLLHGIGGWQNCLFSRCTVLAVPSFRDRLPVIVDEVTTITGPGELVDVVATERGIAINPRRKDLLEALEGSDLPIRPLEEIKAEVEGLCGGAPERPAITDEPVAVIKWVDGTVIDTVYRVEP, encoded by the coding sequence ATGAGAGAGCACGGCGAGATGGTGGTCAACGCTTTGGGTCGACGCGTACCCTCGTCCATCGCCGGCCGGGCCCAGGTTCCCTACCGGGGCGTCGACGCTCACCGGCCCGCGGGGCGGCGCTGGGGGCCTGCCGTGGTTACGGCGTCGGACTACCCGTCCGACGGCGACAAGCGTTTGCCGGGATTGCGGGAGGCGCTCGAGGCCTGTGGCCTGGCCGACGGCATGACCCTCTCCACCCACCATCACCTGCGCAACGGGGACCGGGTGGCTCTCGCCGCCCTCGAGGCCGCGCGGGACCTGGGCGTGCGGGACCTGATGTGGTTTCCCAGCGCTTCGTTTCCCTGCCATGCCCCGGTGACCGGACTGATGGACGACGGTACGGTGCATCACATCGAGGGCAGCATGAATGGCCCGTTGGGCGCTTACTGTTCGGCGGGAAAGATGCGGGGCCTGGGCGTGCTGCGGTCCCACGGCGGGCGCTGGCAGGCGATCCAGGACGGCGAGGTCAAGATCGACGTGGCGGTCATCGCCGCCCCCACCGCCGATCCCTTCGGCAATGCCACCGGATCGCGTGGCCAGTCGGCCTGCGGCTCGATCAACTTCGCGCTTGCCGACTCGATCTATGCCGACAAGGTCATCGTGGTCACCGACAACCTGGTGCCCTTTCCCTGCATTCCCTGGCAGGTCCAGGGCAACAACGTGGACTACGTGGTGGAGGTGGAGTCCATCGGCGATCCGGCGAAGATCGTCTCGGGGACGACCCGTATCACCCGTTCGCCTGATCGCCTGCGGACGGCGGAGATGATCGCCCGGTTGATCCGCGACGCGGGGATTCTGCGGGACGGGTTTTCCTTCCAGGCCGGGGCGGGGGGCATCGCCCTGGCCTTCGTGGGCTTCCTCAAGGAGATGATGCGCCAGGCGGGGGTGCGCGCGCGTTTCGTGCGTGGAGGTTCGACCCGATACCTGGTGGACCTGCTGCAGGAAGGGTTGACCGACTACATCCTCGATGGACAGACCTTCGATCTGGCGGGGGTGGAGTCCATCGCCGGTGATCCACGTCATGTACCCACTTCGCCCTTCACCTCCTACAACCACCACGGCAAGGGGAATTTCGCCTCGATGGTCGACGTGGCGGTACTGGGAGCCACCGAGGTCGACCTGAACTTCAACGCCAACGTGGTGACCCACTCCGACGGCCGCCTGTTGCATGGCATCGGCGGCTGGCAGAACTGCCTGTTCTCCCGCTGCACCGTGCTGGCGGTGCCCAGCTTCCGCGATCGCCTGCCGGTGATCGTGGACGAGGTGACCACCATCACCGGTCCGGGAGAACTGGTGGACGTGGTGGCCACGGAGCGGGGCATCGCCATCAATCCCCGGCGGAAAGACCTGCTCGAGGCCCTGGAGGGTTCCGACCTGCCGATCCGCCCCCTCGAGGAGATCAAGGCCGAGGTGGAAGGCCTCTGCGGCGGTGCTCCCGAGCGTCCCGCGATCACCGACGAGCCTGTGGCGGTGATCAAGTGGGTCGACGGGACCGTGATCGACACGGTGTACCGCGTCGAGCCGTAA